The window GGTGCGCCTTTGTTTTCGCCATCTTTTTGTTTGCTCTGCGTATAGGTGTAGTTGAGCGATAAGCTCAGCACGTCAGACCAAAGCGGGAAGGTGCTGGCGAATTCAACGCCGTCCGTTCTCGCCTTGCCGCTGTTGGTATAGCTGTTGGTATTGTCATCGATGGAATACGAGACAATTTTATTTTTGTATTCGGTGTAGAAGCCAGTAACGTTGGCGTTCAGCCCCGCGTCGTTCTCATAGTACAACCCGGTTTCATAGCTGGTGCTTTCTTCGGGTTTAAGGTCGGGGTTGCCGACCGTATTGACGGTTCCCTGAGCAGTCACACCGCTGATGCCGTTGTGCAACTGGCTGAGTGACGGGGCTTTGTATCCGGTTGTGACGCCACCTTTCAGGGTCCATTCTTCCGATACGTCCCACACCATGTAAGCTCGTGGGCTAAGGTGTCCGCCAAAGACATCGTTATGCTCATAGCGAGTGCCTGCGGTCAACGCCAGCGAGTCGAGAATATGCCACTCATCTTCCGCGTAGGTCGCCCAGGTTTTCTGGTGGAATGTCTCACCGGTATTGGCCAGCACCACCCCGTCTTTCATGCGGGCATCCCAGTATTCTCCGCCGAGAGTAAGCAGATGCGAATCACCCAATGGCGTCAGCAGGACCGAGTCCAGGATGACGTTGGTATTTTTCAGTTCACGAGCGTCACCGGCCCGGCCCGCGTTTTCTGGCGTGAGTGCGGATGAGACCAGTTGGCGGCCTTTGTTCTCGGTTTCATTCCAGCCCACGGAGGATTTCCAGGTACCAAATGTTAATGCGGTATCGTGACCCAGCGTGACCTTATTACGTTCATAGCGCAGGGTTTTATCGTATCCGCCGGTGAGATTACCCAACTGCCCATCATCATTGTCGTAGCGCTGTCTGGCGGAGTCGAGATCCAGCCACAGCGTATTATTTGCGCCGGTTTTCCAGTCCAGACGGGTACCGATGTTGTAGTTTTCAGATTCCGTTGGATACGGCACGCGCGTCGATGTGGTATCGCTCAGAGAGGTGACGCTGGAGCCTTGTCGTTGTGTCGTGCTGCCGCGTACCTGCATGTCCAGCACGCCAGCAATTAGCGGGCCGCTTGACCAGAAGTTGGCTACCGTGCTGTTACCCCATTTATTGCTTTCTTGCAGGTTAACGCCGGTATTAATGGACGTGCTCCATTTGTCCGTACTTCTCTTGGTAATGATGTTAACGACACCGCCGATAGCATCTGAACCGTACAGCGTCGACATGGGACCGCGGATCACTTCAATATGATCGATGGCTGCCAGCGGAGGCATAAAACTGGTGTTCATGGCAGAGAAGCCGTTGGGCGTCACGTCACTGCTGCCATTTTGACGAATACCGTCTATCAGGATCAGCGTATAGCTGGCAGGCATGCCGCGAATACTGACCTCCAGACCGCCGGTTTTACCGGTGCTGCTTTCAACATCCACCCCTTCAACGGAGCGCAGGGCTTCACCTAAGTCATTATATTTATTGGTTTGTAATTCTTGTTGAGAAATAACCGACACGCTGGCAGCCGCGTTGGTGATCTTTTTTTCGTAACCCGACGCGGTCACGACCATGACATCATCGGCGAAGGCATAAGTACCGCTGAATCCAAGGCAGGACAGAACGACAGAGGCAACAGGTTTTAAACGCATAGTCAAACTTCCTTTGTTAAAAATTCAAAGGCAGTAAGATAATTGATGAAAATGATAATACAAATAATTATCATTACAAATTTACATAACTTGTCACTCTCTGTATATTTCTTGAATAAATATACATAAATTGTCACTAATTTTAGATAGGGAGTAATGACAAAACGCGTGAGTAGTTTTTACGGTAATTATTAATATTCATTTAATATGATATTGAATAATAGAGAAGGAGATAAAAATCACGGCAGTGAATCACTGCACGTCGAGAGGTGAGAATTCGACAGTTGTATGATGTTTTTTTAAAATCGTCATACTTTTCTGCGCTGTATCATTTTTTTAGCCAAAGTGGTCCGCCATAATCCCTTCCCCAGGAGACCTCACAACGGGTATGTGCTGTTGTGCGGTATAAAAACAACGCAAAAGCGGGACAAGGTAATGATTAACGGCAAGCTGGCACGGTTGACGTGCGCACTGACTCTGGCATTTTCGACCTCCCTTTTCGCAGCACAACCGGCGGTGGAAGGGCAAACATTGAAACTGGCAATTGGACCCGAACCCACGGAGGGATTCGACCCAATGCTAGGCTGGAGTCACGGCAGCTATTTGCTCCTGCATGCACCTTTGTTAAAACAAAATGCCGATATGAGCTGGGGAAGCCTGCTGACGGAGAAGGTGGAGACCAGCGCTGATGGGAAAACCTGGACATTAACCTTAAAACCCGATCTTAAATTCTCTGATGGCTCCCCGCTCACGGCGGAAGATGTGGTATTTACCTTCAACAAAGCCGCGAAAAGCGGTGGGAAAATCGACATGGGGAATTTCACCCATGCCCGCCTGAAAGATAATCGCACGGTAGAAATGACGCTACGCAGTCCGCAGAGTACGTTTGTGAACGTGCTGGGCTCGTTAGGCATTGTTCCGGCAAAACAATACGATGAAAAAACCTTTGCCAGAAATCCAATTGGCGCAGGCCCTTATCGGCTGGTGAGTTTTCAACCGGGCCAACAGTTGATCGTCGAAGCGAACCCTTGGTACGCGGGTAAGAAAAATGATTTTAACCGGCTGGTGTTTGTCTTCCTGGACGAAGATAACGCTTACGCGGCCGCACGCAGTGGTCAACTGGGGCTGGTGCGTATTGCGCCATCAATGGCCGTTGCACCTCAGCAAGATAATTTGAAGCTGTGGGTTCGCAACAGCGTAGAGAACCGGGGGATCGTGTTCCCGATGGTCCCTGCGGGTAAAAAAGATGCTAACGGTTATCCGGTCGGTAACGATATAACGGCCGACGTCGCGATCAGACGGGCTATTAACTACGCCATCGATCGTAAGCAACTGGCTGAACAGGTTATGGAAGGCCACGCTATCCCGGCGTACAGCGCGGTGCAGGGACTGCCGTGGCAGGGACCGTCGGTTGCGTTTAAAGATGGCGACAGTGACAAAGCACGCGCGCTTCTGGAACAGGCTGGCTGGAAAGTTGGCCCGGAGGGTGTGCGTGTAAAAAACGGCAAAGCAGCCCGTCTGACCTTATGGTATGCGAGCGGCGACAGTACGCGTCGTGATTTAGCCGAAGCGGTGCGTGCCATGCTCGAACCTGTTGGCATTGCGGTGTCGCTGCAATCCGGAAGCTGGGAAACCGTTGAGCGCCACATGCATTCGAATCCCACGCTGTTTGGTTGGGGGAGTTTAGATCCGATGGAGCTTTTCCATCACTACAGCGGGCAGGCCGCGGGCGTTGAGTATTACAACCCCGGTTATTACAGCAATCCTGCGGTTGAACAGCATCTCAAACAGGCCATTGATGCGCCGGACTGGCAAAAAGCAGTGCCTTTCTGGCAGCAGGTGGAGTGGGATGGCAAGCAGGGTGCAGGCGTTCAGGGTGACGCTGCGTGGGCATGGTTGCTGAATATCCAGCATACTTATCTGGCTAATCCGTGCATTGACCTGGGCAAAGGGGCGCCGGAAATTCACGGCAGCTGGTCCGTGCTCAACAATCTTGATGAATGGACCTGGACCTGCCGTTGATGAAGTCTGTTGTGGGTCATTTTCTGCGGCTGATCGTATTGTTGGTGCTGGTCGCTGCTGGCACCTTCATCTTGCTCAGCTTCTCGCCGGTCGATCCGATTCGTGCCTATATTGGTAACGATCTCCTGCATGTTCCGCCAGAACAGTATGCGCGTATCGCCGCACGCTGGGGGCTGGATCAGCCGCTGTGGGAGCGTTTCGGGCACTGGTTTGCACGCGTCTTACAGGGTGATCTCGGGTATTCGATGCTGTTTAATGCACCGGTCGCCAGCGTGATCAAAGAGCGTTTTGCGACCTCATTTGCTCTGCTCTGTGGCGCATGGTTGATGTCGGGGTTACTGGGTACGGCAATGGGGTTCGTTGCCGGGCGATTCCTGAACCGTTGGCCGGATAAAATGATCTGCCGCCTCAGCTATCTGCTTTCATCGTTGCCAACCTTCTGGATAGGAATGCTGCTTCTGGCCGTGTTTGCGGTGCGCTGGCCGGTGCTCCCGGTCTGCTGCGCGTGGGAGCCTGGCAACAGTGGTGATATGGCTGGCTTCACTGAGCGTCTGCGTCATCTGATTCTTCCGGTATGCGCCCTCAGTTTATTGGGGTTAGGGCAAATTACGCTGCACACTCGAGAAAGTATCGCCAGCGTGATGAAAAGCGACTTCGTTCGCTTTGCTCGCTCGCAGGGAGACAAGGGATGGTCGCTGCTGCGCCACCAGGTCCTGCGTCATGCGATAACGCCTGCGCTGTGCCTGCAATTTGCTTCGCTTGGCGAACTTTTTGGCGGCGCATTGCTGGCAGAAAAAGTCTTTGCGTATCCCGGACTGGGGCAGGCGACCATTGATGCCGGATTACGCGGCGATGTGCCGCTGCTGATGGGGATTGTCTTGTTCAGCACCGTTCTGGTGTTCATCGGCAACTCGCTCTCTTCCTGGTTAGTCCATGTGCTAAATCGCGCGGTGGAGCGTCCAGATGCTCTATAACCCAACCCCAACGTTGATTCGCCTTCTGCTGTCTGCGGGCGGTTTACTCTTCATCGCCATTTATGGCAACGCTACGCTGGATAACGCACTGAGCGTTAATCTGCTGGCCCGCCATCTGCCACCGGATGCGCTGCACTGGTTTGGCACCGATAATCTCGGGCGTGATTTATGGGTGCGCTGCTTTCAGGGGGCGTTAACCAGCCTGCAAATTGGTATCGGCGCGGCGGTGTGTAGCGGGGTAATTGCTTTATTGATGGCGGCGGTTTCGCGTTTGCATCCGCGCATGGATGTTCTGATGCGCTTAGTCACCGACGCGATGTTGTCGATGCCGCATCTGCTGCTGCTGATTTTGATCTGCTTTACTCTCGGCGGTGGTAAAAGTGGGGTGGTGTTGGCGGTTGCGCTGACCCATTGGCCGCGTCTGGCCTTGATCCTGCGCGCGGAGGCGGAACGCGTCGCACACAGTGACTACCTGATGCTGACCCGGCGGCTGGGACACGGGCATTTTTACTGCTGGCGTCATCACTACTTACCTGCGCTATTGCCACAATGGTTGACCGGGACGTTGTTGATGTTTCCGCACGCGGTGTTACATAGCGCGGCGTTAAGTTTTCTTGGTTTCGGGCTGGCGCCGCATGAGCCGTCGCTGGGTCTGTTGCTGGCGGATGCGCTGCGATTTATCAGCCACGGCAACTGGTGGCTGGTGCTGTTTCCGGGGTTAATGCTGTTCAGCCTGGTGATGTTATTTGATCAGTTTGCCCGGGCGGTACATCGTTTGTGGTTGAGAGGTGACGCATGTTGAGTTTACAGCAGGTCTCGCTGGACGTGGCGCGCTATCGTTGGTACGGCGCGAGAAAGTGGTCATCGCTACTCCAGGATATTTCTTTTGATATTGCCCCCGGTCAAATGGTGGCATTAGTCGGCGGCAGCGGGGAAGGTAAGAGTCTGCTGTTGCAGTGTCTGCTCGATCTGTTACCAGACAATCTGCGCGTTCAGGGCGCGATAACCCTCGATGGAAAAACGCTGGACCGTAATGACATCCGTGCATGTCGCGGCAATACCTTTAGTTATGTACCGCAAGGGGTTCAGGCGCTTAATCCACTGCTGACCATTGAAAAGCATTTGAAAAGAGCGAGTCAACTCTCCGGTCATCCCTGGGACGCGGGGAAGGTAACGCAACTTCTTGAACGGAGCCAACTGGACACCAGCGTATTAGGTGCTTTCCCGCGCCAACTGTCCGGTGGGATGGCAAAACGTGTTCTGGCGTGCCATGCGTCACTCAGTCAGGCGCGCTATATCCTTGCTGACGAAATTACCGCCTGGCTGGATGCGCCTTTGGCGAATCAACTGCTGGGGCATTTACGAGGCCTTTGCGAGCAGGGCTGTGGTGTGCTGTGGGTAACCCACGATCTCACGCTGGCTGCACGCCATGCGGACCGGATTGTTGCCCTGCATCAGGGACGGGTATCGGATAACGTGAGTCGGGAACAGCTGCTGCGTGGCGATATCAGCGAACATTTGCAGCGGCAATGGAGGGCGTTACCTGAGAGAAACCAACTATTTGGAGAGCTGAATGCTGTGCTGTCGTGATGTTGTTATACGCCAGGGCGGTAAGGTGCTGTGGCAAAACCTGACGTTCTCGCTGGCTGTCGGGGAGCGCATGGGGATTTGCGCTCCTAGCGGGACCGGGAAAACCACGTTGGGACGCGTGCTGGCTGGCTGGCAAAAACCAACCTCCGGTGAGATTTTAGTCGATGATAAACCGTTACCGGTCGGGCAATATTGCCCGGTACAACTGGTGCCGCAACATCCTGAATTGACGTTCAACCCCTGGCGAAGTACCGGTGATGCGGTGCGGGATGCCTGGCAGCCGGATGCCTCAACGCTCGCCCGTTTACATATCAATCCCGAGTGGTTAACCCGCCGACCCGGGCAGCTTTCTGGTGGTGAACTGGCGCGTATTGCGCTACTGCGCGCGCTTGATCCGCGCACGCGTTTTCTCATTGCCGATGAAATTACCGCCCAGCTTGACCCTTCTATTCAACGAGATATATGGGCGCTGCTTCTTGAAGAATGCCAGCGTCGTCCGTTAGGAATGCTCATCATTAGCCATCAGCAGGCATTGCTTGATCAGCTTTGTTCGCGAAGGTTGCCCTGGACGTAGTCGTCCTTTCTCCGTGTGGCCGATTTATCGCTGCGGATGAATTTTGCATAACCTCGTTGATTAAAATGTTACGTTATATTATAACAATTCACTCGCAACCATATTGAGGGTGAAATTTTGGCTATTCGTTTGGAAAGACTGGCGGTTGTTTTCGGGATGCTGTTAGCCAGTAGCCAGGTACTGGCACATGGGCACCATTCCCATGGCGCACCGATGACAGAAATAGAGCAAAAAGCGTCAGAGGGCGTTTTTGATAATAGCCATGTGAAGGACAGGGCTCTGAGCGACTGGGATGGCGTGTGGCAGTCTGTTTACCCTTATCTGCAGAGCGGTGAACTGGATCCGGTATTCAAGCAGAAGGCCGAAAAGGATAAAAGTAAAACGGCGGAGGAGTATAAAACCTATTACCGCACAGGCTATGCCACTAGCGTGGACACTATCGGTATCGAGAACGGTGTGATGGAATTTCATACGGGTAATAAGGTCGCGTCGTGTAAATATGATTACGCCGGATACAAAATATTGACCTATACGTCAGGCAAGAAAGGTGTGCGGTATCTGTTTGAGTGCAAAGAGGCAAATAGTCAGGCGCCGAAATACGTTCAATTTAGCGATCATATTATCGCGCCACGCAAATCGAGCCACTATCACATCTTTATGGGAAATACCTCACAGGCAGCGCTGCTTGAAGAGATGGACAACTGGCCAACCTATTATCCGTATCAGCTCAAAGCAGAAGCGGTGATTGACGAGATGCTGCATCATTAATTCCCATCCGGCTGTATTTAAACCCGCCGATAACGGCGGGTTGATAAATTGCGGATATTATTTTCCGGAAGCCAGCGTGCTGTAACTGGTCATCAGGTTGCGATAGTCAGGAATATGGTTGGAAAACAGCGTGCCCAGCCCTTCAACGTCATTACGCCAGTCGCGGTGTAATTCACAGGCCAGACCGAACCAGGTCATCAACTGCACGCCGGCAGAAGACATACGGTTCCAGGCAGAGTCGCGGGTCAGCGGGTTAAAGGTGCCGGACGCATCGGTAACCACGAACACGTCGAACCCTGCCTCAATGGCCGATAGCGCAGGGAAGGCGACGCACACTTCGGTGACGACACCGGCGATGATCAGCTGTTTTTTACCCGTCGCTTTAATCGCGTTGACAAAATCGTCGTTGTCCCAGGCGTTAATCTGCCCCGGGCGGGCAATGTAAGGGGCGTCAGGAAACAGCGCTTTCAGCTCAGGAACCAGAGGGCCATTAGGACCGGTTTCAAAGCTGGTGGTTAGAATGGTGGGGAGTTTGAAGTACTTCGCCAGATCGGCCAGCGCCAGCACGTTGTTTTTAAACTTGTCGGGATCAATATCACGGACCAGCGACAGTAAACCTGCCTGGTGATCGACCAACAGTACGGCAGCCTGATCCTTATCCACACGTTTATAGGTAATCGTCATTTTTTCTTTCTCCAGGTGATGAGAGGGGGCCTCGACGGCGAAATCTATTGATAAACAGTAGTGGCTATCCGGGGTATTGGGTAGTCGCAAAATTGAGTTTCATCGTTGCAAATCTGGAACGAAAAATATTCTGCAACAGTGTGCGCTATTCATAAGCTTCTCTTTCCATCAGGTGATGCATTCGTTAGCATATTGTCTCGCAGCAAGTGCATGTGTTTTATCAGGAAGAGGTTAACGTGTTCGCAGAGTATGGAGTTCTGAATTACTGGACGTATTTGGTGGGGGCTATTTTTATTGTACTGGTACCGGGGCCCAATACGATATTCGTGCTGAAGAACAGCGTAGGGCGAGGGGTGAAGGGCGGTTACCTTGCAGCCTGCGGGGTGTTCATCGGTGATGCCGTGCTGATGTTTTTGGCCTACGCAGGGGTTGCGGCACTGATCAAAACAACGCCCGTTTTGTTTAATATCGTGCGTTATCTGGGGGCTTTTTATCTGTTATATCTCGGCGCGAAGATTCTGTATGCTACGTTAAAGTCGAAGGCCGCGGAGACTGCGGCCGAAGAAACGCCCTTTGGTGCTATTTTCAAACGTGCATTAATTTTGAGTTTGACTAATCCAAAAGCCATTCTGTTTTATGTGTCGTTTTTCGTTCAATTTATTGACGTCAATGCACCACATTCAGGGTTGTCGTTCTTTATTTTGGCCATTACGCTTGAAATCGTGAGCTTCTTCTATCTGAGTTTCCTTATTTTCTCCGGTGCTTTTGTCACGCAGTATATTCGCACCAAGAAGAAACTGGCGAAGGTGGGCAATTCTCTCATCGGTTTAATTTTTGTGGGATTTGCCGCCCGTCTGGCGACGCTTCAGTCTTAACGCCATTAGCCCGCTCCAGGCGGCGGGCTTTGCGTTTTTCCCCATTCTTATCATTGCCCATCAGTAAGAATACTAACCAATAAATGGTATTTTAAATGTATATTTTGAGGCGTACCCTGTTCACAGCAGCGATTCAATAAGGCTCGCTGGTTGTCGACTGGAAAAGGGAAGAAAGATGCTTCAAATTCCACAGAATCACATTCATACACGCTCAACGCCGTTCTGGAACAAAGACACTGCGCCTGCCGGAATTTTCGAACGCCACCTTGATAAAGGTACCCGTGCGGGGGTTTATCCTCGACTGTCGGTTATGCAGGGGGCGGTCAAATATCTCGGATTCGCAGATGAGCACAGCCCGGAGCCCGTAGAGGTGATGATTATTGAAGCCGGTCAGTTTGGCGTTTTTCCACCGGAAAAATGGCATAACATCGAAGTGATGACCGACGACACCTACTTTAATATCGATTTTTTCGTTGCGCCTGAGGTTCTGATGGAGAGTGCTAATCAACGAAAAGTCGTGCGTACCGGCAAGGAGTGAGTCATGAGTAAAGCAACCTATACCGTCACCGTAACCAATAACAGCAATGGCGTTTCTGTTGATTATGAAACGGAAGCGCCAATGACGCTGTTGGTACCCGACGTGGCAGCCGAAGTGGTCAAAGATCTGGTGAATACCGTACGTTCGTACGATACAGAAAATGAGCACGATGTTTGCGGCTGGTAACGCCATAAACGCCGTTACTCTATGATTTATATAAAAAACCGCAGCGTGCTGCGGTTTTTTTATTGACTGACATCCTGTGACTTGTTACCTAAACAGTCCGAAAAAAGAATTCTTAAGAAAACCTTAAGAGCATCGCATTCATTGCTAATAGGCAACCATTCACAGGGGTTATGATCGGTACACAGTAACATTACAGAACATCTTGCTTATGAAAGTGAACACCCAGCTTACATTACCCACACTCATTCTTGGATTGGTCATCGTCGCGATCCCGTTCACTGCAAACTGGAATCTTCCTCTGTTAAACGGCACCGTTGTCAGATGGATTGAAAATGGGCAGGCGCTGTGGCTACTGTTTGGTGCGATATTTACTCTCAGCTATATTCGGCCTTTATCTCGTCCTGAAGGTGAGAAGCAATTTTGGCTGTGGGCGGCAGTGTGGTGGCTGGTTTTACTGGGCAGAAGCATCAGTTGGGGGCGTGATTATTTCCCTGAGCATCCTAAACTTTTGTTCAGAACCATTTCAGTCGTGTTAATTGCCATGATTATTCTGCCAGTGTTACTGTCGAAGCGCTTACGGCAGGATATTGCACGTCGTGTACGCAATGAACCGCTGCCGATTTGGCTGCTGGCAATCACCACCTGTGCATTTTTAATATCTGACACCGTAGAACATCATCGTCTGCTGGCACCACTGTTTCTGCATAATGCCCATTACGGCGATCTTATTGAAGAGCTGTATGAACTGCCGTTTATGGTGGGATTATTTCTGATGAACCTTGGTTTTATGCGGCGAGATAAGAAGGAAGAATACGCATCTGTTCGTGTAGGCAAGCAACTGCTGGCTAAGTGATCGAAATAACAGCCTGAGCCTTGAACAAAAGACTCAGGCTGTGTGTACTGTTATTTACGCAATAGCCTCACATAAACGTGACTTCATCTCGCTATATGATTGCGCAGCATACTTCTCTGCCCAATGTTGATCGGTGATGTGTTCGATATTCACCGCGCAATACTTGGTTTCCGGCGTTTTCGAGATAGGATCAAGATTATCCTGGGTTAACTCGTTACATGCGCCAATCCACCACTGATACGTCATATACACCGTTCCGCTATTGATGCGCTCGGAGACATCGGCACGGCTGATGACTTTCCCTCGACGGGAACTCACCCACACCAGGTCACGATGACGGATCCCCTGTTTGGCGGCATCCTGAGTATTGATTTGCACATAGCCCGGCTCATCTGCCAGCGCCTGCAGTGCCGCGCAATTGCCGGTCATGGAACGACAGGAGTAATGCCCCACTTCGCGCACGGTACAGAGCACCATCGGGTATTTTTCATCCGGTAGTTCGGCAGGGGCTCGCCACTGAGCGGCAAACAGCTTGCCCTTACCGTTGGCGGTATCAAACCGACTATTCTGATAGAGATACGGGGTGCCAGGGTGATCGAGATCCGGGCAAGGCCACTGAATATGGCCCATATCGCCCATTTTCTCATACGTTACCCCATAGAATAGCGGACAGAGTTCGCGCATCTCATCCCAGATTTGCTGGTTGTTTTGATACTGCATTGGGTAACCCATTTCGGTCGCCAACAGACTGATAATTTCCCAGTCACGCTTCACATCCCCGGTGGGTTCGATCGCCTTCTCAAAACGCTGAAAACCACGATCGGCGCAGGTAAAGACGCCACCGTGTTCGCCCCATGAGGTTGCGGGCAGGATAACGTCGGCCATTTCCGCCGTCTTGGTCATGAAGATGTCCTGCACCACGATAAAATCAAGCGCGTTGAAGCCTTCTCGAACCAGGCCCAAATCGGCTTCGGTTTGCAGCGGATCTTCCCCCATGATGTAGTAGGCTTTAACTTTGCCTTCAATCGCCAGATGCGGGACTTCGGTGATCCGTGTGCCCACCTTGTCATCCATCAGGTTGACGTCAATCCCCCAGGCTTGAGCAAATTTCGCTCTCACTGCGGGATCGGTAACGTCCTGATAGCCCGGAAATTGATTGGGAAGCACGCCCAT of the Citrobacter freundii genome contains:
- the fdhF gene encoding formate dehydrogenase subunit alpha, encoding MKKITSVCPYCGAGCKLKLVVENNKIIRAEAAEGVTNQNQLCLKGYYGWDFLNDTRLLTPRLTRPLIRYEKGGKFTPVSWDEAIRYTAKRLSDIKNAHGPRAIMTTGSSRGTGNETNYVMQKFARGVLNTNNVDCCARVCHGPSVAGLQETLGNGAMSNSISDIENSKCLLIFGYNCADSHPIVARRVIKARQNGAKIIVCDPRRIETARIADQHLQLKNGCNMALVNAFGHVLIEEQLYDREYVQKHAEGLESYWETVKDYAPETVEHLTGVPAQQVRQAMRTFAAAPSATVMWGMGVTQFGQAVDVVRGLSSLALLTGNLGRPNVGVGPVRGQNNVQGACDMGVLPNQFPGYQDVTDPAVRAKFAQAWGIDVNLMDDKVGTRITEVPHLAIEGKVKAYYIMGEDPLQTEADLGLVREGFNALDFIVVQDIFMTKTAEMADVILPATSWGEHGGVFTCADRGFQRFEKAIEPTGDVKRDWEIISLLATEMGYPMQYQNNQQIWDEMRELCPLFYGVTYEKMGDMGHIQWPCPDLDHPGTPYLYQNSRFDTANGKGKLFAAQWRAPAELPDEKYPMVLCTVREVGHYSCRSMTGNCAALQALADEPGYVQINTQDAAKQGIRHRDLVWVSSRRGKVISRADVSERINSGTVYMTYQWWIGACNELTQDNLDPISKTPETKYCAVNIEHITDQHWAEKYAAQSYSEMKSRLCEAIA